GTCTTCCTGGAGCACGGCGGCATCAAAAGTTTCCGGGACACCCGAAACGGAGGTTCCCGCACCATTCATCGTGTCCGCGGACACATCCTCAGCGGCGGTCGCGTCGCCCGTTTCGATCTCCGCCGGCGCGCTCGCGCGCTTCAGCTGTTCGCCGATCTCGCGGAAAGCGTTGCGCTCCACCGGCGTCAAGCCCTTGTCGGACGGAGGCTGGCGATGCTCGGCCAGGCGGATGACCTTGTCGCTGTAGCGGCGCTCCTGCTTCGGCGCGATCTCCAGCGCCGGCACTTCACCCTGGAACGGATCGGCCGGGAGATCGGCCGCAGCCGGGGCCGGCGCCTCGGGTTCCTGCGCGGCTTCGGGCTCCGCCGATCCCTTGCCGGCGAGCTTCAGTCCGACCGCATTGGGATCGATCACCGCGTCGGCCACGCGCACGACGCCGAAGCCGCGAAATCCCTCGAACTGCCGTTCGCGGCCATAGGCCGGAAGGGCGGCGAGATCGACGGGCGCCTTCAGATCCGTCCCGGCGATCGGCCAGAAGACGGAACGGCCCGACCATGTGTCGCGGCGCTCCAGCAGTCCGGCGATCTCGCCGTCCGGATCGAGCCCGAGACGCGCGGCGATTTCTGCAAAGCTGCTGCCCGTGACGTCGCCCGCGGCGGCGCCGACGGCGGCTATGAACTCCGGCGAAATGGCGCTGAAACGGCCTTCTGCATCCGTGCGCCAGACGAAACGCACCGGCGCCGAATCCCGGTCGATGGCGATCGGATCGGTCTGCGCGCCCGGCGCGGCGCGGTCGCTGAAATACCAGCTGTCGTGCTGGGAGCCTGTGCCTGCGACGCCGTCGGGTTCGGTTGGCGCGGCCGTATCCGCAGCGGCGTCGGCCTCCTCCCGATCGTCTTCCTGTCGTTGCGCTTGGTCATCGGACAGGATGAGCGCCGGCGACGGCGGTTCTGCGTGATCCTCCGCATCCTCGACCGCCGGCTGTTCGGGCGGCGGCGCCACCGTCGTCGTCTGCTCCCAACCAGGCAGGTCGCCGCCGGTTGCCTCTCCCGCCATGCCCTGCGAATCGTCGATCGCGGCGAGCGGCACGTCGTCGTCCTGTTCGGCCGTGCCTTCGTCGACGGTGATCAGCAGATAGCGCGCCGGCTCTTCGGCGAGCCGCGCGAAACCCACCGGCATGGCGCGGCTGCCAGCCCGGACGATGCGCTTCAGCACGCGTTCTCCCCGGGCATCGGTCACGAGCTTCCCAAGCAGTTCCGGTCCGAGCCCGAGATCGCCAAAACCTTGCGTCGCCGCCAGAACCCCGCCGCTTCCGTCGAGCATCGCGACATAATTGCCGGGCTCCTCGAAGCCGCCGATCGCCCGCGCGGCGCTTTCCGCCTCATCGCGTGAGGAAAACTTTGGCGCCGGTGAGACCAGCATGATCGCCGCCTCGCCGCCGGGCAGGGTAAGACTTGTGGCGCGCAATGCGGTCGTCTGGCTGATCATGCCGGCTGCGAGCCGGACGGTGACCGGCCGGTCGCTTCCGATCGAGGGGTATCCCGATATGCCTTCGATCTGGCGTTTCGCCGAACGGCTGAGACCGGAGCCCGCGCCAATCGCCGCTTCGATGCCCGAAAAGCCCAGCAGCGCGCCGCCTGCGCCGTTGCACCAGATCACCTGCCCGAGGTCGCTCGTCAGGATCACGATGCCGTCGCCTGCGGCAAAATGGCCACGCACCTCGTCGATGGCGGCGATGTCGATGAATGAATGCGTTTCCGCAGTCATCGGGCACGTCCCCTGGTCCGGGTCCAACCGGCTTTAACGCATTGTTAATAAAACGGGCAGCGCCCAGCGTCCACAAATCCGCACGCCGTGCATCCTCAAAATGGGCGTTTGGTTAATCGCGCCACAGGCCGGATACTGCATCGCACAAAAAATGTTGCAATGCACAATAACCTGCGCTATATGGTGGCCATACCACAATGAGAGGGTCCTTCAGGGCCGCCCCAAGCCAAGGATAGGAAAATGTCCAAGACCGTGAAGATTGCCGATACCTCGATCGAGTTTCCGAGCTTCGACGCCTCTAAGGCGACCGACCAGTTCCGCGCTTTCGCCGAGAAAGGCGTTGAGCAGTCGAAGGAAGTCTATGCCAAGGTGAAGGCCGGCGCGGAAGATACGCAGAAGGCGCTTGAGTCCACCTTCGAGACCGCCAAGTCGGCCGGCAGCGCTCTGTCGCTGAAGACGATCGCGGCGATGCGCGCCAACTCCGAGGCTGGTTTCTCCCACCTTGAGTCCCTGCTGAACGCCAAGTCGCTTTCCGAGATCGTGGAATTGCAGACCGCCTTCTTCCGCAAGGGTTTCGAGACCTCTGTCGAGCAGGCCAAGGAATTCCAGGCGATCGCATCCAAGACCGCCGAAGAGGTTGCCAAGCCGCTGAAGGACGTTTTTGAGAAGACCGTCAAGGAACTCAAGGTCGCCTGACGCATTGTAGGCATCAAGCATACCGGCAGGCGGTTCCTCCTCCCTCCGCTTGACGGGTTACAGGCCGGCACCTCCTCCCGCTGGCTCGCTAAAGCAAAAGGCCGGGTCCTCCCCCGGCCTTTTCTTTTGCCTGAAGTTGCCTTTTGCATCACAGCCGCGCTTGTCGAAGCAAAGCGGGCCGCCGGGCAAAGGTTGGCCTTGAAATGTCCGCCGTTTGTCCGTATGGACCCGGCAGCGAACGCGACATGCGGTTGTAGCTCAGCTGGTTAGAGCGCCGGATTGTGGATCCGGAGGTCGCTGGTTCGATCCCAGCCAACCGTACCACCCGTTTCCCCTTTGGCGTGACGCCTTTCCCGCAAAGCCGGTTTCGGCTCGCTACGCCCTGTGGCGGCACTCTCCGTTTGACAAGCGCGGCATCCGGGTGCCATCCGCACGCTGGCCGGAGGAGTTGCGCCATGACCGAGACAGTCACCGTTTCCCGAAACGACGGCATCGCGATCGTCACCATCGACAATCCCCCGGTGAATGCGCTGGGCTTCAATGTCCGCGAGCCGCTCGCGGCCGCGCTGAAGGCGCTAGCCGATGACGCCGCCGTCGCCGGCATCGTCCTGACATGCGCCGGTCGCACCTTCGTCGCCGGGGCCGATATCACCGAATTCGGCAAGCCGATGAAGCAGCCGGAACTGCGCGACATCATCGCCATCCTCGAAGCCGTCGCCAGGCCGACCGTCGCCGCGATCCACGGCACGGCGCTGGGCGGCGGGCTCGAACTGGCGCTCGGCTGCCATTTCCGCATCGCCGATCGCGACGCGAAGCTCGGCCTTCCCGAAGTCAAGCTCGGCATCCTGCCCGGCGCGGGCGGCACGGTGCGCCTGCCGCGTCTCGTCGGGCCTGCGAAGGCCATGGCGATGATCGTGTCGGGAACGCCGATTTCTGGGGACGAGGCGCTGGCTGCCGGCCTTGTGGATGAAATCGCCGATGGCGACCTTGTCTCCGCTGCGGTGTCCTTCCTGAAAAGGCGCATCGCGGATGGTGCGAGGCCGCTGCCGGTGCGTGCGCGCTCCGACAAGCTGGCGGTCGAGCCGGCGGCGCTGGACACTGTCGCGGCCGACCTCCTGAAGAAAAGCCGTGGGCTGGAGGCTCCCGTGGCCTGCGTCGAAGCCGTCCGCAACGCCGTCGCGCTGCCTTTCGACGAGGCGCTCGCCGCCGAACGCCGGCTGTTCGAGAGGCTCGTCGCCGGCGACCAGTCGAAGGCGCAGCGGCATCTCTTCTTCGCCGAGCGCGAAGCGGCCAAGGTTCCCGGCATCGGCAAGGAGGTGAAGGCGCGCGACGTGAATCGCGTCGGCATCATCGGCGCCGGCACCATGGGCGGGGGCATCGCCATGTGCTTCGCCAATGCCGGCATTCCGGTGACCCTCTTGGAAACCACGGACGAGGCGCTGCAGCGCGGCCTGGGAGCCATCGGGAAGAACTACGCGGCCTCCGTCTCTCGCGGTTCTCTGGACGAGGCGGAGAAGAGCCGCCGCATCGGGCTGATCGAGGGCACGACCGAATATGCGCGGCTCGCGGATGTCGATCTGGTCATCGAGGCAGCCTTCGAGGACATGGCCGTGAAGCGCGAGATTTTCGGCAGGCTCGGCGCGGTCGCGAAGCCCGGCGCGGTGCTGGCAACCAACACTTCCTATCTCGACGTCGACGAAATCGCGGCTGCGTCCGGACGTCCGGCGGATGTGCTCGGCCTGCATTTCTTCTCGCCCGCCAATGTCATGAGGCTGCTTGAGATCGTACGCGCCGCCGCGACCGCGCCCGACGCGCTGGTGACGGCGCTCGCCGTCGCCAGACGCATCGGCAAGGTGCCGGTGGTGGTCGGCGTCTGCCATGGCTTCGTCGGCAACCGCATGCTGCGCGCCCGCAACGCCGAGAACGAAAGCCTGCTGCTGGAGGGCGCGACGCCGCAGCAGGTCGACAAGGCTTTCGTGGATTTCGGCTGGCCGATGGGGCCGTTCCAGATGTCGGACCTCGCCGGCCTCGACATAAGCTGGCGCATGCGCAATGTGCGCGGCGAGACGGCTGCCATCGCCGATGCGCTTTGCGAGGCGGGTCGCCTCGGCCAGAAGACCGGCAGCGGCTATTATCGCTACGCGCAGGGAGCGCGAACCGCCGAGCCCGATCCGTATGTGCTGGAATTGATCGAGGCGAAGGCGCGCGAACTGGGCGTTCCGCGCCGCGATGTTTCCGCCGACGAGATCATCGAGCGCACGCATCTGCCGCTCGTCAACGAGGGCGCGCGCATTCTGGCCGAGGGCATCGCTGCGCGGTCCTCCGACATCGACATCGTCTGGACGAACGGTTACGGCTTCCCGATCGGCAAGGGCGGGCCGATGTTCTGGGCAACCCTCAAGGGCGTTCGCAACGTCATCGATCGGCTGGAACATTGGCATGGCAAAACCGGCCGGCCGGCTTTCGAGCCGACGCCGCTGCTGCGCGCAGCGGTCGAATCCAACGCGTTCGGCGGCCGCTGACGGCGGCTGACCTGCAATCCATATCCTGAAAGCGCAGCTTCGAGGCCGCTCCGCGACCTGCGAGCGGAAGCTGCTGCGATCGCGTCTCCCGCAAGACGTTTACGCACCCGCAAACCCATCTGGCACCGTGCGCACTGCCGAGGAATTCGCTTGCCTCGCCATGCGCGCGAAAAGAGTTGCACAACCTGTGATTTTAGTATGCCAAGAATACGGCATAAAATTATCTCATAAGTTGCAAAACGCAATTGATATGCGGATAAATCGCCTATAGGTTGTAGTTTAGGCAGACGTCAGATGATTGAAGGTTGTACCGCTCGCGGTCGCGCGAGCGAATGGCGGCGTCTGTCCTGAAACGGGCGGAGTGCCCTTCGAGCGACAAGGAGCCGCGAAATGGCAGTGAAGGTGATCTCTTACGGTTTCCTCAGCGATTACGAGCAGGACGCTGACGGTTTTACGTATTTCGGGGCGGGCAATACCGCGGCCGGATGGCACAGCAAGCAATCCTGGTCGGCGCCCGGGCTGATCGAGACGCTGTTGTCGAAGATCTTTCGTTTACCTCTCCGGCAGCCGGAGCTTGAAGCCACCGTCGGGCTGAAGGTTCACTACCGCACGGGCGAGGATGCGTCGCCGACCAATGCCAGCGGGGACAAGTACAAGGTGGACGGCGGCTACCAGCAGGACGGCGTGCACAATGCCAGCGGCACGAACACCAACCGCGCTTCATGGAACGTGGATTTCTCGCTCTACGACAGGGACGGGGATTTCACCGGCGCCTATGTGTGGGTGGATATCAACCCGACTATTGCGACGGACTACCTGAAGTTCAAATATGACAAGCAGAGCAACGCTTTCGTCGCCGAGGACAGGAACGGCAATCTGCGCGTGCTTGGCGTGGGAGACGGCAATGGCGGCGAACCGGGAGAGGTTCTGCAGGATTCCATCAACCTGCTGTTCTTCAAGGATCTTATCGACAATGACGGAAACGCGAGGAACGGGTTTCAGGAATGGGACCTCGAA
The window above is part of the Rhizobiaceae bacterium genome. Proteins encoded here:
- a CDS encoding phasin — encoded protein: MSKTVKIADTSIEFPSFDASKATDQFRAFAEKGVEQSKEVYAKVKAGAEDTQKALESTFETAKSAGSALSLKTIAAMRANSEAGFSHLESLLNAKSLSEIVELQTAFFRKGFETSVEQAKEFQAIASKTAEEVAKPLKDVFEKTVKELKVA
- a CDS encoding 3-hydroxyacyl-CoA dehydrogenase NAD-binding domain-containing protein, which translates into the protein MTETVTVSRNDGIAIVTIDNPPVNALGFNVREPLAAALKALADDAAVAGIVLTCAGRTFVAGADITEFGKPMKQPELRDIIAILEAVARPTVAAIHGTALGGGLELALGCHFRIADRDAKLGLPEVKLGILPGAGGTVRLPRLVGPAKAMAMIVSGTPISGDEALAAGLVDEIADGDLVSAAVSFLKRRIADGARPLPVRARSDKLAVEPAALDTVAADLLKKSRGLEAPVACVEAVRNAVALPFDEALAAERRLFERLVAGDQSKAQRHLFFAEREAAKVPGIGKEVKARDVNRVGIIGAGTMGGGIAMCFANAGIPVTLLETTDEALQRGLGAIGKNYAASVSRGSLDEAEKSRRIGLIEGTTEYARLADVDLVIEAAFEDMAVKREIFGRLGAVAKPGAVLATNTSYLDVDEIAAASGRPADVLGLHFFSPANVMRLLEIVRAAATAPDALVTALAVARRIGKVPVVVGVCHGFVGNRMLRARNAENESLLLEGATPQQVDKAFVDFGWPMGPFQMSDLAGLDISWRMRNVRGETAAIADALCEAGRLGQKTGSGYYRYAQGARTAEPDPYVLELIEAKARELGVPRRDVSADEIIERTHLPLVNEGARILAEGIAARSSDIDIVWTNGYGFPIGKGGPMFWATLKGVRNVIDRLEHWHGKTGRPAFEPTPLLRAAVESNAFGGR